The following DNA comes from Cylindrospermopsis curvispora GIHE-G1.
TATTTGGATTTCAGGTGATGGATCCTGCAAAAAAATCTGAGAACCCAATTAGTTTGGAACACTTTATAAATTAGATGTCGGGTTGAGAAAAGGAGCTTAACCTAACATTAGTCGCATTTCATAATCGAATCCCTGTCTATAAAAGAATGATGGAAGATGTTTTTTGTCAAAGGAGTAGTTCGCAATTACCTGGTTTTAAAGTGTAAAACTGAGGAAATGCGATCGCGCTTTTAATACCCTAAAAGCATTGAAATAACTGATTTATCTTTGACGGAAAACGAAGATGAAATGTGGCTACATCAGAGCGATCGCCCGTCCCCATGTTCAAATTTTTCCCTTGAGAAGGAACTGGGGGATAATCTCTAAGAGCGATCGCCCGTAGGGAGTGCTTCGCAATCCCCCTCCAAATATCCCTACCCCCTTGAAATAACTGATTTATCCTTTGACGGAAAACGTTTACCGTCAATCTTTTACCAAACGGGAACCGAACATGAAATGAGCCTAGAGGAGAGCGATCTCCCGTAGGGAGTGTAATATTAATAAAACACATGTTGTGTGTTGTGTGTTCAATGCCATCCACCTACAGCAAAACCAGTCAGTTTTCAACTGACTTGCGCTGTCGGGTAAGGGTTGGACATCACTATCCTTCCCTCCCCTAAGAACCGGACTTGACGGTTTCCCATCATCCGGCTCAAGCCTTACTTCAAGCCTTTCAACTTGGGTTTTGAGTGTACCTGTTTATGACACGCTGAGTGCAAATGCTTCAGGTTTTCTATGTCGTCCAGACCACCTTTTGCAACAGGTACTATGTGGTGGGTTTCGATTCCATCTCCATTGAGTAGTGGTTCACCGCAGATGGGACATTTCCAGTTTTGGATTTTGGCTACCTCATAATATTTCGAGCCTTTATCCCAATGTGATTTCCCTTTCTTTTGGTGACGTTTATTCCAATATTCTTTTAGATTTGGGTCGTCTGGGGACACACTACCCTTAACTTTTATATGGCGCTCAATTGGTGTCTTATCTATTGGATAGACCGATATCAACGATATCTTCCCACGGCGTTCCCTTTTACAAACGAACCTCCACTGATTGCCTTTTATTGATTTAAAGTAGCGGTCTTTAATCCACTTTTTGCTCTTCTGTGGGTGCCTCCGCTTTGCCCACCTCCAAAGGTATTGCCATACTCTATGAGAGATGTAATCAAAGATTTCTTTACTAACTACACCTTTGTAATAGTTAGCAAACCCTCTGAGAATCGGATTGAGTTTATTTATGACTACCTCTTGCTCTCGACCGTTTAGACTTTTGACTTCCATCCCTAGCCTCTTACAGAGAGCTAACACTTTCTTTTTCGAGGGTTTGATAAGGAGTTTGCCATCATAGTGCTTGAGGTTGAAGCCAAGGAAATCGAACCCATCTACCATTGACGTGATTAGCGTCTTCTCAGAACTGAGTTCAAGACCCTTTTCTCTCAACCATTGCTGTATCTGGTTTCGTGCCTTTTTGAGACTTTCTTTGTCTCTAGCTGTGACTATGAAATCATCAGCATATCTCACCACACCAAGTTTTGGATTGGTAGATTTTATAAAAAATTCTAATCCATGTAATCCTATATTAGCTAGTAAGGGCGATATTACCCCTCCTTGTGGTGTGCCTCGTTCTGAAGGGTTTATTTTCCCTTGGAATATGAAACCAGCTTTTAGCCATTCTTTTATCAGTTCTTTCTTAGGAAAGTCACCAATATTTTGTAGAATGGTTTCATGGGCAATGTTATCAAAGAAGCCTTTGATATCGGCTTCTAGAACCCAGTTGTCTCTGCCATTTTTCAATCTTATGAAGGACTGTGCTATGGCATCTTGACAACTTCTACCTGGTCTGAATCCATAAGAATGTTCTTCAAACACGGCTTCCCATTCAGGTTCTAGTGCGTTTTTGACTACTGTTTGCATGACTCTGTCCCTTATAGTTGGGATACCAAGGGGACGTTTCTTGCCGTTTGGTTTTGGAATCATTACCCGTCTTGTAGGACTAGGTGCGACCTCATTCCATTCAAGTACAAGTTTCACTCTTTCTCCTGGGGTGTTTATTATCTCCTTGTCTATCCCAGATGTTTTCTTGCCACGATTGGTCTGAGTGATTTGTCTTACTGCAAACAGTAGGTTTGCGTGGCTTCGTAACATAAGCTTTTGCAAGCTCCTTAGCTTGCGAAAGTTACCAAGTTGTCTAGCACGAAAGATTCTTTGCCTTAGATTTCGAACAGCTTTCATTATCCGTCGCCAATTGATTTGGCTCCAGTTCTCAAGCTGTTTCCTCTGTCCGTTTACTAACATAAGAGTGTTTGTATCTAACTTGTCATTGGATTTGATTTCTTTTTCAATTTGTCTTTCGTATAAGACCCAGGTGAATTCTGCTATTCCTTTCGGTCAGAGGCAAATCTTGAACCCCTATTTGGAGCATTACCTCCAACATTCGCTTTCTCACCCATCCTGTACCCTCCAAGGAGTTCCGTCATTGTTACCTTTGACCTACTGGAGTTATCGACATTCTCCAGACCTTGTAGGGCTTGCCCTGTTGGTCCTTCTGTTGTTACACTCTTCCTTGGGTGCTATCTATCCTGCGGCGGTTTTGTTATTCACAGGTTTAGGCAATCTCAAAGCACCTAAACTACACCGCTTATGTCCTATCAGTCTAATTTGGACATTCTTCCCATAACGCAGTTTTATCGATAATTCACGTGGTTCACCTTTGGAAGAATTCCCTCTAGCTCCTAACCGGTTTTAGACTACTAGTTTTGGCTACATTTGTGGTCTGCATTCCGTCCTTATCCATTACTGTACTGGGACGTGACCGGACTCTTAACAGAGTCTTTTACACGAGAGCAAGGGCTGTGAATCCCCTGGGGGAGTAGGCTCCCCGTAACAGAAAGACCCTTTTCAGGTCGCACTTGAGACCGGGAATTGATTCCCGGTCTCCCCCACGGACAGTCTCCAGGTTGCTAGTCCTTCGCGATCTCCCATAGGGAGTGCTGCGCAATCGCCCGTCGGGGGGTGTAATGCAATCTCCCTTCAATACGTTCAGAATTTTCCCTTGAGAAGGAACCGGGGGGAACACTGAATGCGATGACTCGTAGGGAGTGTAATGCGATCGCCCGTAGGGAGTGCTTCGCAATCGCCCATAAGAAGTGTAATGCGATCGCTCTTTTAATTTAAGACGACTCAACATTATAACATAACTAGTAAAACACATACGGGTTAAGTCTGGCGAGATCGCATGCTTTCAGCATAAAAAATTATTACAAAGTCTTGACCTTGATTTCTCCATCCATAATTATGTATTATAATTGCACGCAAAAGTCAGTAAATATGTTATGAGATTGACTTTTTATTAATCGAGCTACCGAAAGGTTCTATGGGCAGTTATTTAACGCATTAAGGTATACAGTATGACTAGCAATCCAGGTGGTTTTTCAATTGGCGGTTCAGTAGGTCGTGACATCAACATCGTTCAAGGCAATAACAACCGCACAGTCCAAGGGGACAATAATCAAGCTCTACTAGGAGATGGTAATCGAGTTACACAACAGAACCAAGTTGGAGCAACTGCCGAAACCACACTCACTAAAGATGACATTATTAAGTTATTCGCAGAACTAGAAGGATTAATTAAAAAAGCAGAATTACCTGAAGACACCAAAGAAGAAGTAATTGAAGATTTAGGTGCAGCGAAGAGAGCCACAGATAAAGAAGAACCAAATAAAAAACGTGCCTTAGAACGTTTAACAAGTGTAACAGAAACACTAGAAAAAACCAGCAAGAGTGTAGAAGCTGGACAAAAAATCTGGACAGTAGCCAAGCCGATAATTACAAAAGTTGCTCTCTGGCTAGGTGCTGCTGCTGGTTCTCATCTGTTAGGATTGTAGAAAGATGAGCCAACCGCCTGGTAACTTTGACCCACAACATCCTGATGCCAATCAACAGCAACAGGCTGATAGTTGTATAAATGAAAATATGGTTCAGGGTAATGAAAATAGCGTAGTTCAAGGGAATCACAATGAGGTGGTTCAAGGTGATGATAACATTCAAGGCAATGGTAACATTCAAGGTGATGGTAACATTCAAGGTGATGTTAATATTCAAGTTGTTGTAAACCCACCTGTTACTCCCATCACTAAAAAACGAAAAATCCCCTCTCTTTTACCCTATTTAGTAAACCGAAGTGAGCAGGAGCATGAACTAATAAGAATAATACAAAGAAATTCACCTTCCCCTCTAATTTGTATCATTCATGGTGATGAGTTTCAAAGCCATGATAAGTTTTTAGAGCGGCTACATAAAGTTTCATTACCTAGGTTTCTAGGAGAAGAATCTATTAAACAATATCATCTTCCTTCCCCACCAAAATTAAATAATCGGGATGAATTTTCAGGTTACTTACACAAGACCTTAGCGGATATTCTTATCGGACGTAGTTCTGCTTCTCTAACAGAGATTAATGATTTTTTTCATAAATATCCCTGTCCTATTCTTATTCATACTCATTTATTGACTGAACAATTGAAAGAAAAATTTGAAACTTTGGATAATCTAGTGAATTTTTGGTGCAAATGGACTATTAAGAGCAACCAAAAGTTAATAATTTGTATATTTATCAAATACCAAATTAAGCGTAAAATGAGTACTAAAAATTCTGGTATTATAAAGTTATTTGATTTTCTAAGTTATCTGGTTAAAAAATATCGCTATGAAAAAGCCAATCAAAAAATTTCTCAGCATATAAAATCACTATGTAATTCTGAAAAATCTAATCCTTTGTTATTTCTTGTTCCAGAGCTAACTGGAGTGAGTCGATCAGACGCTGAGAATTGGGTGCGGGATCATACTCAAAACTTTATTGGAGAAGCAATGGCTGATAATCTCATGAGAACAATTAGAGATTTATTTCACAAATGGGAAGAAGAAAACTCATCCGATATAATTCCAATGGATCATTTAGCTCAGGAATTAATCAAAGTGCTAAAATCTAAGTGTTAGTTAAGAGAGAAATGATATGAAGTTTCCGTTTTATGTAGGTAAGAGAACTCGTCAGGAAGATAAATTACCGGCAAAACTGCCAATATCTCAACGTTCTCAATTACTAAACCCAGAAAACTATATTCCAGAGCCAGGTTTGAGGGATGCTTGTAACGTGGCGCTCTTGCTAGGACAACCTTTACTGCTGACTGGAGAACCAGGGACTGGAAAAACTCAATTTGCTTACCATCTGGCTTGGGAACTTGGCTTTAGCACTCCCTTAAAGTTTGAAACTAAGTCCACTAGCACTGCCCGTGATTTATTCTACACCTATGATACTCTAAAGCGTTTTCAAGATATTCAGAATCCTTCTACTTTAATCAACCCTTTGGATTACATCAATTATCAAGCTCTAGGACTAGCTATTTTACGCACTCGTGAGCCATCTCAGATAAATCAATATTTACCACCTGAACTTTTACATAAGGAAAAAGTACGTTCTGTTGTACTAATTGATGAAATTGATAAAGCCCCCCGTGACTTCTGTAATGATGTCCTGAATGAGTTAGAACATATCTATTTTCGAGTTTTAGAGTTGGGTAATGAAAAAATTGAAGCAGATCCAGAATTACAACCGATTGTGATTATTACCAGTAACTCTGAAAAAGATTTACCAGAGCCTTTTTTACGTCGGTGTATTTATTATAATCTACCCTTTCCAGATAAAAAGAGCTTGCAGGATATTATTGCTAATCATCTTGGCACTTACGTTGGTAACAGTAATACTTTTTTACAAACAGCCTTAGATTTATTCTATAGTTTGCGCGCACCGCAAAGTGGATTGAGAAAGAAACCCGCAACGGCTGAGTTATTAAATTGGTTAATAACTTTACAAAAATTCACTAGTGATACAAATAATCCTTTTAATGAACCAGACAAAATGCTCCGTACTCTCAGTACCCTAATTAAAACTGCTGAAGACCAACAAAAAGCCACCAAAATTGTAGAACAATGGATACAGAAAACAAAGACATCCCAAATTGGTTAAATCTTGATAGATTGATAGAATTGATTGAGCTACTAAGGGAAGCAGGATATAAAATTGGCATTTCTGAGCATATAGCGGCTCAGGATCTAATTCTGTTCCTGATTGCTGAAGGGCAAACTTTAGATGATCCAAAACAACTGAGAACTTTACTCGGACCAATCTTTTGTAAATCTCTAATTGAGCAGGAAAATTTTCAATACCACTTTGATAATTGGCTAAAGTTGATAAAAGAAATTGGTCTTAGTCATACAGTAGAAGATAAAGGATCATTGCCAGTCGCAAGGAGGAGGATACCCTGGCGCCAATTACAGTGGATTTTGATATTTATAGCAGTTCTCATGGGAACACTAAAATCGGAACAGACATTTTCTCCCATAAACCCACCCCCTTCTCCAACAGTACCTCAAACACCGAACGAGACACTTCCTCCCATAAGCCAAACCCCTTCTCCAACAGTACCTCAAACACAGGAACAAACACTTCCTGTCCCCTGGCAAATCGCACTTATTTATTTCTCACTTAGTCTCTGTTTTATTTATATAGGCTTACAGCTGTTATGGTTATGGCGAGCTAATTTATTTCTGCACCGTTCCAGTACAAAAATAATACCAGAGCTACAGACAATTTCAATTCCTGAGTTGGAGCAAAATTTATTTCCAAGGCATCTATTTATCAATATTGCTAAAAATTTCAGACAGCGTATCTTAGTTCCCACTAACATACTGGATGTGGAAAAAACTATTGACGCATTTTTTCAGCGCGGTAGGTGGTTAGAACCAATATACCGTAATTCTGCTGCAATTCCAGAATATTTATTTCTGGTTGAACGCACTAGTTATCGAGATCATCAATCTAAGTTTGTTGCCGAGATGATTGAGCAACTCAAAAATGATGGAGTTTATGTCGAAACTTATTTTTATGACGAAGATCCACGCATTTGCTTCTCAAGTGATGAACATAATTCCCCACTAAAACTGCATCAAATTGCCACTAAATATAGTCAGCATTACCTCATCCTGGTTTCAGACACTGAAAAGCTGTTTAGCTCTATTACTGGTGAACTAGAACCTTGGGTAAATCAACTATTAGATTGGGAAAATCGGGTAATTCTCACACCAAAGCTAGTAGAAAATTATAGTTATGAAAAATTTGTACTTGCACAAGATTTTTTAATTTTACCTGCAACACCTACAGGTTTACAAGTGTTAAGCCAAAGATTGCGACAGCAAATAGCAACTAATCATTATCTAACCACAGAAACTGCATCTCCTTTGCCTGAATCATTACGTCTAAGACCCTTGCATTGGATTGAGCGTAATTCACCACCAACTAAAGATATTGATGCAATGTTGGTTTCCTTAGAGGAATATCTTGGTAAAAATAACTTTTACTGGTTGGGAGCCTGTGCAGTCTTTCCACAGTTGCATTGGAACATCACTGTTTATTTGGGTAATACTCTCAAAACAGAGACGGGACATTCTCTATTGGAAGTAGGTTCGCTAACTAAATTGGCTCGCTTACCCTGGTTACGCTATGGTTATATGCCAGATTGGTTGCGCTCTCTTCTGATTGCAAAACTTACAAACGAACAAAAACATACAATCCGAACTGTATTCAAAGATTTACTGGTCACTGCTGTTCAGGGATCTGAAGGTAGACTGCAATTAGAAATTGGAAAAAAGCATCACAGTTTTCTGTCTAAACTACTTGCTAATCCAATAATGTTCTACCTTTTATCTAGAAGAGTATCGGAAGGTAGTCAATTAAGAGACTATTTATTT
Coding sequences within:
- a CDS encoding AAA family ATPase is translated as MKFPFYVGKRTRQEDKLPAKLPISQRSQLLNPENYIPEPGLRDACNVALLLGQPLLLTGEPGTGKTQFAYHLAWELGFSTPLKFETKSTSTARDLFYTYDTLKRFQDIQNPSTLINPLDYINYQALGLAILRTREPSQINQYLPPELLHKEKVRSVVLIDEIDKAPRDFCNDVLNELEHIYFRVLELGNEKIEADPELQPIVIITSNSEKDLPEPFLRRCIYYNLPFPDKKSLQDIIANHLGTYVGNSNTFLQTALDLFYSLRAPQSGLRKKPATAELLNWLITLQKFTSDTNNPFNEPDKMLRTLSTLIKTAEDQQKATKIVEQWIQKTKTSQIG
- a CDS encoding GUN4 domain-containing protein; this encodes MDTENKDIPNWLNLDRLIELIELLREAGYKIGISEHIAAQDLILFLIAEGQTLDDPKQLRTLLGPIFCKSLIEQENFQYHFDNWLKLIKEIGLSHTVEDKGSLPVARRRIPWRQLQWILIFIAVLMGTLKSEQTFSPINPPPSPTVPQTPNETLPPISQTPSPTVPQTQEQTLPVPWQIALIYFSLSLCFIYIGLQLLWLWRANLFLHRSSTKIIPELQTISIPELEQNLFPRHLFINIAKNFRQRILVPTNILDVEKTIDAFFQRGRWLEPIYRNSAAIPEYLFLVERTSYRDHQSKFVAEMIEQLKNDGVYVETYFYDEDPRICFSSDEHNSPLKLHQIATKYSQHYLILVSDTEKLFSSITGELEPWVNQLLDWENRVILTPKLVENYSYEKFVLAQDFLILPATPTGLQVLSQRLRQQIATNHYLTTETASPLPESLRLRPLHWIERNSPPTKDIDAMLVSLEEYLGKNNFYWLGACAVFPQLHWNITVYLGNTLKTETGHSLLEVGSLTKLARLPWLRYGYMPDWLRSLLIAKLTNEQKHTIRTVFKDLLVTAVQGSEGRLQLEIGKKHHSFLSKLLANPIMFYLLSRRVSEGSQLRDYLFVSFMTRQSKLTIEVSDTFSRLLQLTPQPLITRGILKKTELTLGLFTLAIVTLVVLLYRPKDPPTVIPTLEETPITTPSRYTQLETLLKAQNFREADSETDRVMLAVANRQSQGWLRVEDAENFPCKELRTIDNLWLKYSKGKFGISVQQEIYKNLGGTKQYNEKVWESFADRIGWRSEGSWLNYNDLNFSLSAPTGQLPSISGTMWSLRNNLFPPVKTCRV
- the ltrA gene encoding group II intron reverse transcriptase/maturase, with product MLVNGQRKQLENWSQINWRRIMKAVRNLRQRIFRARQLGNFRKLRSLQKLMLRSHANLLFAVRQITQTNRGKKTSGIDKEIINTPGERVKLVLEWNEVAPSPTRRVMIPKPNGKKRPLGIPTIRDRVMQTVVKNALEPEWEAVFEEHSYGFRPGRSCQDAIAQSFIRLKNGRDNWVLEADIKGFFDNIAHETILQNIGDFPKKELIKEWLKAGFIFQGKINPSERGTPQGGVISPLLANIGLHGLEFFIKSTNPKLGVVRYADDFIVTARDKESLKKARNQIQQWLREKGLELSSEKTLITSMVDGFDFLGFNLKHYDGKLLIKPSKKKVLALCKRLGMEVKSLNGREQEVVINKLNPILRGFANYYKGVVSKEIFDYISHRVWQYLWRWAKRRHPQKSKKWIKDRYFKSIKGNQWRFVCKRERRGKISLISVYPIDKTPIERHIKVKGSVSPDDPNLKEYWNKRHQKKGKSHWDKGSKYYEVAKIQNWKCPICGEPLLNGDGIETHHIVPVAKGGLDDIENLKHLHSACHKQVHSKPKLKGLK